The segment ttcaaaatgcttttctccttGCCATCCAGTGCTTCGTGACATCTCATATCACAGTAACGCTCATCTATGGGAAACACATGTCCTTTCTAAAGGAAGTTAGCAGACTGCTTACTGCACATATGAAAAGCACCACATTCAAACACAGATGAGATCAAAATTTCATTAACCCTAACCTGGAGTAGTTCAAAAAGTATGCCAACTGCTATATAGAATAAGGTTAATGACTGGTTGCACTATCTATGCTCTAGATCCCCAATTCCTGAATTTTAGCACCCAGAAAAAGTACATACACCACCTACACTATTGTAttgagtatttttgtttctctcaaCAAAGCTTACAATTCTCACTGCAATGATCTTAATGAACTGTGTCGAAAACATCAGAATCTGGACTCTACATTTTGACTAAGGAATGCTATTTGATTGGTGGATTCCAAGTTCTGTGTTACTTCTTGCTAGCCATTTACCAACTtccctgctttgagcagaggCTGGACCCAGTAACATCCAGATGTACCTTCCAAACCCtaatatctttttcattttaaagagaaagattCCAGTCAGACCTCGTGAATTCGTTGTCCCCAAACAGAGTAGCCAAAGGGACATAATAGAGGACAGGCAGCTGAAGATCACAGCTGTGCACTAAGATCTCCGACAGAATTCCACGCTCAGAGCATTCATGCATCCATACAGAAATATAAACCACACAAACCCTGACACACCAAACCACTTATGTTGAAAGATCTATGAGAAAGTAACAAAAGTAACAAAAGTAACAAAAGTAAAGACACAAAGGATACACACTGTCAACAAGTATTcgagcatttttttttcaggctgctACAAATGCCACAATGTGGGGATGCAATTAACTATGGGCTGGAATAAAGTATCTGAATATCAATTGGTCTCATGCAGCTCCTAATTCCAGGACGAGCTGCTACTGCGAGTCAGGGAACAGTTCCAGCCGGGGCCATCACAGAAGGAGCTCCTCCACTCCCACAGAAGGCAGGCACCAAGAAGCCGACTGGATATGGAATCCACCAAATTGCTACCTGTCCTCACAGAACTCAAAGCACAAGTCACAAACGCAATCAGTCCGCACCTGAACGGCTCACCATTGTACAGCCTTCATCGTAACAGGCCAGAGGACGGCTCCACGGACATACTATGGCCTCCCACCGCTCCTCGCTGCTGAATTCACTCTTAGTCGTACAGAAGATTAAAGGCTGATGAAAAGCCATTCAAGTTTTTCAGCCTCTTCAGGACATTTTGTCACCAGATATGAAAACACCGCATTTCACCGGATCCGGACAGCGAACGCTCTCAGTGCCGCGGGATGCCCAGGCCTCTCTGCCTTCAGCCACAGCTCCGCGGCCGGCTCCGCACCGCCCAGCAGCAACGGGCTCCCAGCTccgcagcggggccgggcccccGCTCCCCGCAGCCTCCCGGAGCCGCTCGCaggccccgctccgccgccggCTCGGCACCGCGCCTGGAATTACAACACCGCGGGCGCAGACGCAGGGGGAGGGCGAAGGCGGCCAGACAGAGCGGCGTGCGCCGGGcctgcccggccccgccggCGGCCCCGTGCCCACGCAGGAAGCCGGCGGCCCCGGGCGCCCCCGCGCTTCGCCCGCCGACGGTCGCCGAGCATCGGCCCAAGCCGCGGTGGGCGCTCAGCGGGGGAAGCGGTCGGGCCGGAGAGCCGCGGGTAGGCGCGGAGCGGCGGCCATAGCCCGCGCCCCACAGGGAGAGCGGGCCGGGGGCGGGACGAGGGCCCGGTGCGCGGAGCCCCGCGGCTGAGAGGGAGTGGAACGCGGGACCGTGGCGCGGCATAGCCCCGGACGCGCGGCGCTCCTCACGGCCCTCCCGGCCCCGCACTCACCGCTCCTGGGGGCTCCTCATCCTCTGCGGCGGGATAGAAGACGAAGGAAGAGGGAGCCGCTCCCGCTGCGTTACGCAGGCCGCGCCCGGGACGCCGACGGCTCCTGTGAGACGGGAGCGAAGGCGGCCGAGCGCCGGGAGGAGgagggcggggcggggcggctcGGCGCAGGCTCGCTCCCCGGCAGGCGCTCCCGACGCCCGGCGCGTCCCTGCGGAAcgggcgggcggggcgggccggAGCCGGATTCCAATCACGGCACCCGCCGAGCCCGGCCGCGCGCACGGCGGAGGGCGGGTGAGAGCGGGGACGCGCGCGCCGCAGAGGCAGCGCCAACGGCCGCCGTCAAGCGGCCTCGCGCGGCGGCCGTTGAGAGACGCTGGGCGCGAGGCGCGAGGCGGCCGTTGGTGCGAGGCCGCCCCTCAGAGCCCCCGGCGCCCTCCCGCTTCCTCCGCCCTATCATCAACACGTGCCGTGGGTGGGAGGGCTGGCGGGACACCCGGGGAAAACGTTGGCCGCTTTTCGTCCCTTGTAGCTTCCCTCCCGGGCGGTAGCGCAGGCCGCAGCTAGCCACCGCCTGAGGCTCCGCGCGCCGCTGCCGAGAGGGCCGTCGAGAATTTTCCCAGCGAAATTGGCGCGGGAGCGCCTGTAGGAGGCGCCAGAGAGGTGCGAGAGCACAGCGCGGCCGAGATgcggcgggggcggggcggAGGTGTGAGGTGCAGCATGGCTGGGTGCACTGGGTGGGAGGGGTGGGGTTGGGTTCTCACGGCTACTTTGTTTGATTGAATTGACAGGGCAGGCAGGTGACACTGGCAGCTGCCCATGGAAAAACGAAGGCCTCACACTGCTCCTTTAGCTCTGTGGAAAAATAGTTCCGAAAACGTTGACGTCCCAGCGCCTTATGAGAGATAAGAGTGCCATTACAATGAACAGAattgttcatttgcttttttccatttcctgtttCTCTAAGTAAACAAAGCTGGTTAGTTAGATTGGAATTCATTGTAACTTCTGCAACGACCTTCTCTGTTCGCTGATAAGGTTGCTAAAGGCTATGATTTGCATTGCATTTCCAAGATCCTCGTCATTAGGACAAATTAGCAAAGTAACaatttgtctgtctgtcttcaAGTGATGTTTCCCAACAGTAATGCTGAAGGAGCTTTAGTGACACTGTGCCATGGGATGAGTAGCCCGCATGTGCCGAATCTTTCATTCAACAGAGTGGCAGCGACTCTAATGTTGACACGGTCCCATTACACAGTTCTTCTGTGTGAAGAACTTTGTACACAGGGCCAACCATAGGGGGAAACTGAGATCGTATGGATAACACAGACCTGCTCGCTTTCCCTTTGCTATTGACCAAGACACCCTTTAGGCCATCTGCCTGCCCAGATGAGCTGTTTTTAGAGAGTAACCAATTGGGAAGCAATCTCACTTAGCC is part of the Numida meleagris isolate 19003 breed g44 Domestic line chromosome 5, NumMel1.0, whole genome shotgun sequence genome and harbors:
- the LOC110400062 gene encoding uncharacterized protein LOC110400062 isoform X2, which gives rise to MKTPHFTGSGQRTLSVPRDAQASLPSATAPRPAPHRPAATGSQLRSGAGPPLPAASRSRSQAPLRRRLGTAPGITTPRAQTQGEGEGGQTERRAPGLPGPAGGPVPTQEAGGPGRPRASPADGRRASAQAAVGAQRGKRSGRRAAGASEQTTASVTV
- the LOC110400062 gene encoding uncharacterized protein LOC110400062 isoform X1, encoding MPRPLCLQPQLRGRLRTAQQQRAPSSAAGPGPRSPQPPGAARRPRSAAGSAPRLELQHRGRRRRGRAKAARQSGVRRACPAPPAAPCPRRKPAAPGAPALRPPTVAEHRPKPRWALSGGSGRAGEPRLPSRAVAQAAASHRLRLRAPLPRGPSRIFPAKLARERL